A portion of the Algimonas porphyrae genome contains these proteins:
- a CDS encoding lysoplasmalogenase codes for MPIYILSASIILSVIYGALLCYRPPSVLKTVVKVAATGLLTFWVYALGGPIWLVTALAFGTIGDGFMSGHPKRWLLPGLLAFFAGHLAYLALFMTTPHTPINIATLAIACAVFAFSAGFVAFLWTSLAEMRWPVVAYTGVIALMGATAARLDMETSFVAIGAALFILSDVLVALETFKIDADARIRKITGPLLWALYYGGQLLIAYGFLLGLQVL; via the coding sequence ATGCCGATTTACATCCTGTCCGCCTCGATCATCCTGTCCGTCATATATGGCGCCCTGTTGTGCTACCGACCGCCGAGCGTCCTGAAGACGGTGGTCAAGGTGGCGGCGACGGGCTTGCTGACATTCTGGGTCTATGCGCTGGGCGGGCCGATATGGCTGGTCACGGCTCTGGCGTTCGGAACCATCGGCGACGGCTTCATGTCGGGCCATCCCAAGAGATGGCTGCTGCCGGGCCTGCTGGCCTTCTTCGCCGGACATCTCGCCTATCTGGCACTGTTCATGACGACGCCTCACACGCCAATCAATATTGCGACGCTCGCGATCGCCTGTGCCGTTTTCGCCTTTTCCGCCGGCTTCGTCGCCTTCCTGTGGACATCGCTTGCAGAGATGCGCTGGCCTGTGGTCGCCTATACGGGCGTCATCGCCCTGATGGGCGCAACGGCGGCCAGGCTTGATATGGAAACGTCTTTCGTGGCGATCGGTGCGGCGCTGTTCATTCTCTCAGATGTGCTTGTGGCGCTGGAAACCTTCAAGATCGACGCGGATGCCCGCATTCGGAAAATCACGGGTCCGCTCCTCTGGGCGCTGTATTATGGCGGGCAGCTTCTGATCGCCTATGGCTTTCTGCTCGGCCTGCAGGTCCTCTAG
- a CDS encoding MarR family winged helix-turn-helix transcriptional regulator, with the protein MGQSDQTDGSDIVDTIVDSFRHERPDVSSSVLRLICRIILAGRVLENDAAMRLKPSGLSYTDFDILGMLRVSGPPYELQPNQLIERVHLTSGALAIAVGRLEREAYVVRRQGTEDKRTRFVRLTDRGVAAIDEALSRRFQSAMTALLPMGEDRLDALSDQLDTITKRMSETPR; encoded by the coding sequence ATGGGACAGAGCGATCAGACCGACGGTTCCGACATCGTCGACACCATTGTCGACAGCTTCCGACACGAACGCCCGGATGTGTCATCGTCCGTATTGCGCCTCATCTGCCGGATCATCCTCGCCGGGCGAGTGCTGGAAAATGATGCGGCCATGAGGCTGAAGCCCAGCGGGCTCAGCTATACCGACTTCGACATTCTGGGCATGCTGCGCGTGTCGGGGCCGCCTTATGAACTTCAACCCAACCAGCTCATCGAACGCGTTCATCTCACTTCCGGCGCCCTCGCCATTGCCGTCGGTCGGCTGGAACGGGAAGCCTATGTCGTCCGCAGGCAGGGCACGGAAGACAAGCGAACCCGGTTCGTCAGGCTCACGGACCGGGGGGTAGCCGCCATTGATGAGGCGCTCAGCCGGCGCTTCCAGTCTGCGATGACCGCCCTGTTGCCGATGGGCGAAGACAGGCTGGACGCTCTGTCGGATCAGCTCGATACCATTACGAAGAGGATGTCAGAGACACCACGATAA